A DNA window from Candidatus Methylomirabilis sp. contains the following coding sequences:
- a CDS encoding PLP-dependent aminotransferase family protein, with amino-acid sequence MDWEARYAGRMGRVEPSPIMQLIRVLAERPVINFASGLPDPAGFPAKALGEVAAEVLAEDWRGGLQYGEAEGYRPLREWVAADLTARGVPTGAAQVLIVSGSQQGIDLAARALLQAGDVVLTEEPSYLAALQVFASFEATARPVATDGEGLDPEAAAAALRRPGVKLLYTMPNHQNPSGATLAPERRRALLRAALGAGVPVLADEAYLDLRYDPGEPGLLAAAAPEAPVLTLGTFSKTIAPGLRVAWIAGPAPVIGRLALLKQVTDLHANSLTQRLVHRYLSAGHLPAQVTHLRAAYRAKRDTFLQALTRHLGGRATWTRPAGGMFLLLRLSRGRSATTLLPKALDAGVAYVPGAPFFPAGGGEEAMRLNFVSPALGEIDEGVARLARAIEG; translated from the coding sequence ATGGACTGGGAAGCACGCTATGCGGGGCGGATGGGGCGCGTGGAGCCCTCGCCGATCATGCAGCTCATCCGGGTGCTGGCAGAGCGCCCGGTCATCAATTTCGCCTCGGGCCTCCCGGACCCCGCCGGCTTCCCCGCGAAGGCCTTGGGGGAGGTCGCAGCCGAGGTCCTGGCGGAGGACTGGCGGGGAGGGCTCCAGTACGGCGAGGCGGAGGGGTACCGGCCGCTGCGGGAGTGGGTGGCGGCGGACCTCACGGCCCGGGGAGTCCCGACCGGGGCGGCCCAGGTCCTCATCGTGAGCGGCTCGCAGCAGGGGATCGATTTGGCGGCCCGCGCCCTCCTCCAGGCGGGGGATGTGGTCCTCACCGAGGAGCCCAGCTACCTGGCGGCCCTGCAGGTCTTCGCCTCGTTCGAGGCGACGGCGCGGCCCGTCGCCACGGACGGGGAGGGCCTGGACCCCGAGGCCGCCGCAGCCGCCCTGCGCCGACCCGGGGTGAAGCTCCTGTACACGATGCCGAACCATCAGAACCCCTCCGGCGCCACCCTGGCCCCGGAGCGGCGCCGCGCCCTGCTCCGGGCAGCGCTTGGGGCCGGCGTGCCCGTCCTCGCCGATGAGGCCTACCTGGACCTCCGCTACGATCCCGGGGAGCCGGGCCTCCTGGCGGCAGCGGCCCCGGAGGCGCCGGTCCTCACGCTGGGCACCTTCAGCAAGACCATCGCCCCCGGGCTCCGGGTGGCCTGGATCGCGGGGCCGGCCCCCGTCATCGGGCGCCTGGCCCTCCTGAAGCAGGTCACGGATCTCCACGCCAACTCCCTCACCCAGCGCCTCGTCCACCGCTACCTCAGCGCCGGGCATCTCCCGGCCCAGGTGACGCACCTGCGAGCCGCCTACCGGGCGAAGCGGGATACCTTCCTCCAGGCCCTCACGCGACACCTGGGGGGCCGGGCGACCTGGACGCGCCCCGCCGGCGGGATGTTCCTCCTCCTCCGGCTCTCCCGCGGCCGGTCAGCCACCACCCTCCTTCCCAAGGCCCTTGATGCGGGTGTCGCCTACGTCCCGGGCGCCCCCTTCTTCCCGGCGGGTGGGGGGGAGGAAGCCATGCGGCTGAACTTCGTCAGTCCAGCCCTCGGCGAGATCGACGAGGGCGTGGCGCGGTTGGCGCGCGCGATCGAGGGCTGA
- a CDS encoding diguanylate cyclase, which produces MGSAQQTPSPPRSLGPRILVVDDEPIARQIITDALTDRGFAAEAVPDGSAALERVAADPPALVLLDILMPGLSGLEVLRKLKDDPKTQPIPVILVTAKDKPADLVEGLEAGADDYLTKPVDPSELLARVRAHLRTRDLLGQFDKDREDMAAVLEISRAVSSTLKSSEIFGILVDRTARIVQAYRCSLVLIGEAHDTAYVVASHDDPTVRNLKISLRKYPEIRMAVAQRQRVVVENIQEDPLMAEVRDNLKGVPFVSILVLPIIQRENVVGTLFLRTSRLTPGFTDREIRLCQLIADIAAGSLQNAHLFESLELANVNLERLALVDDLTGVFNRRFFFRRLEEEFQRARRYKFPLACIFLDIDRFKPVNDRYGHLVGDQVLTEVSEVIRSSIRRTDILSRYGGEEFAILLPMTSRDGAAVEAERIRQAVRAHAFGGDAGPVHITVSLGVAAFPAPRVSSVEDLIARADDALYQAKSQGRDRLVASAE; this is translated from the coding sequence ATGGGGTCCGCCCAGCAGACACCTTCCCCTCCACGGTCGCTCGGCCCCCGCATCCTGGTCGTGGACGACGAGCCGATCGCCCGCCAGATCATCACGGACGCCCTGACCGATCGGGGATTTGCGGCAGAGGCGGTGCCGGACGGCTCCGCTGCGCTGGAGCGGGTGGCCGCCGATCCACCCGCCCTCGTTCTCCTGGACATCCTCATGCCGGGGCTGAGCGGTCTCGAGGTGCTCCGGAAGCTGAAAGACGACCCGAAGACGCAGCCCATCCCGGTCATCCTGGTGACCGCGAAAGACAAGCCCGCGGATCTGGTCGAGGGACTGGAGGCGGGGGCTGACGACTATCTCACGAAGCCGGTGGACCCCTCGGAGCTCCTGGCGCGTGTCCGGGCGCACCTGAGGACCCGGGACCTGCTGGGCCAGTTTGACAAGGACCGGGAGGATATGGCCGCCGTCCTCGAGATCTCCCGGGCCGTCTCCTCGACGCTCAAGTCGAGCGAGATCTTCGGGATCCTGGTGGACCGGACGGCGCGGATCGTCCAGGCCTACCGTTGCTCCCTGGTCCTCATCGGGGAAGCCCACGACACCGCGTACGTGGTGGCCTCCCACGATGACCCGACCGTCCGGAACCTGAAGATCTCGCTGCGCAAGTACCCCGAGATCCGGATGGCCGTGGCGCAGCGGCAGCGGGTCGTGGTGGAGAATATCCAGGAAGACCCCCTCATGGCCGAGGTCCGGGACAATCTGAAGGGGGTCCCGTTCGTCTCGATCCTGGTGCTGCCCATCATCCAGCGGGAAAACGTGGTGGGAACGCTGTTCCTCCGAACCAGCCGCCTCACGCCGGGCTTCACCGACCGCGAGATCCGCCTCTGCCAGCTCATCGCCGACATCGCCGCCGGGTCGCTCCAGAACGCCCATCTCTTCGAGAGCCTGGAGCTGGCCAACGTGAACCTGGAGCGCCTCGCGCTGGTGGACGACCTGACGGGGGTGTTCAACCGCCGGTTCTTCTTCCGCCGGCTGGAGGAGGAGTTCCAGCGGGCCCGGCGCTACAAGTTCCCCCTGGCCTGCATCTTCCTGGATATCGACCGGTTCAAGCCGGTCAACGACCGGTACGGCCACCTGGTGGGGGATCAGGTCCTCACCGAGGTGTCCGAGGTCATCCGGAGCTCCATCCGCCGGACCGATATCCTGTCCCGCTACGGGGGGGAGGAGTTCGCCATCCTGCTCCCCATGACGTCCCGGGATGGGGCGGCCGTAGAGGCGGAGCGGATCCGGCAGGCGGTGCGGGCCCACGCGTTCGGCGGCGATGCCGGGCCGGTGCACATCACGGTCAGCCTCGGCGTAGCCGCCTTCCCGGCGCCGCGGGTCAGTAGCGTGGAGGATCTGATCGCCCGGGCGGACGACGCCCTGTACCAGGCGAAGTCGCAGGGCCGAGACCGGCTGGTGGCCTCGGCCGAGTGA